The Pseudomonadota bacterium DNA window GCCAACGGCACAGTGGTGCTGAGCAGCCTGCGTGCCGCGCTGCCGCCTTTCACCTACACGGTGTGCGTCTTCAACGTGGTAAGCGACCTGCCTTACGACCCTCGGTCGAACGCCGAGACCTGCGACACGGGCAGTACGCCATGAGCGAGGTTGACTGACATAGGCCTTAGCCAGTGTCCGCCCACTCCTTGGCCTTGAGCTCCTTGCGCTTGATCTTGCCGCTGATCGTCTTCGGCAGCTCGCTGACGAATTCGATCTTGCGCGGGTACTTGTAAGGCGCCGTGGCGCTCTTCACGTGTTTCTGAAGCGTCTGCACCAACGCGTCGCTCGCTTCGTGCCCAGGCGCCAGCACCACGAAGGCCTTTACCACCTCGCCGCGCGTGGGGTCGGGGCTCGCCACCACGGCTGACTCGGCCACCGCCGGGTGCTCGAAGAGCACGCTCTCCACCTCGAAGGGGCCGATACGGTAGCCCGAGGAGAGGATGACGTCGTCGGCGCGGCCCACGAACCAGAAGTAGCCGTCGTCGTCGCGCACGGCGCGGTCGCCGGTGAGGTACCAAGCGCCGCGCCGGGTGCTCGCCGTGCGCGCCTCATCGTCCTGATAGCCGAGGAACATCCCTTGAGGTTTGGCATCGGGGTGCAGGTTGACGGCGATGTCGCCTTCCGTGCCTGACGGGAGGATCGCGCCGGCCTCGTCGATCACCTGGAGGTCGACGCCGGGGGCGGCCACGCCCATGGACCCCTGGCGGATGGGCACGCCGGGGAAGTTGGCGCACAGGAGGATCGTCTCCGTCTGGCCGTAGCCTTCGTAGATGTCGAGGCCCGTCTGCTGTTTCCACAGGGCGATCACCTCGGCGTTGAGGGGCTCGCCCGCGCTCACGCAGTGGCGCAGAGAATGGAAGTCATCCGCGGCGAGCTGGCCGGAGCGCACGAAGAGGCGGTAGATCGTGGGCGGGGCGCAGAGCGTGGTGATGGGGCGCTCGGCGAGGGTAGCCAGGATTTGCTCGCCGTCGAAGGCGTCGGCGTGCAGGGCGAACACGCCGGCGCCGGCCAGCCAGGGGGCGAAGAGGCTGCTCCAGGCCGCCTTGGCCCAGCCTGTGTCCGAGAGGTTCCAGATCAGCGATCCGGGCGTGGCTTGCAGCCAGTGTTGCCCCGTCGCCTGATGGCCGAGGGGGTAGTCGTGACGGTGAACGGTGAGCTTAGGTTGACCGGTGGTGCCAGAGGTGAAGTAGCACAGGGCCGGGGCATCGGCTGGGGTGTCGGCCGCGCTGGGGGCGGGCGTCGCCTCGGCGCGTAGCGCTTCGTAGGCCTGCCAGCCTGCGGCGAGTTCGGCCGACAGGCTCACGCGGGCACCCTGCCAGGCGACCTGTTCGAGGGCCGCATCCACCTCGGGCGCGACGGCGGCGTTGGTGATCACCGCACGCGCCTTGGCCGCCTGCAAGCGGTAGGCGATGTCCTTCGCCTTGAGTTGGATCGTGCCGGGGGAGACCACCACACCGAGCTGCAGGCAGCCGAGCATCAACTCCCACCAGCGCTGCTCGCGCG harbors:
- a CDS encoding AMP-binding protein, with translation MSQAPPPEGHLAYDQVCAQFRWERPAHYNFVGDTIAHWASTQPDAVALHWVDGDGNAVIRTFAELRDDAARAASVLATLGLTRGDAVLLILSREQRWWELMLGCLQLGVVVSPGTIQLKAKDIAYRLQAAKARAVITNAAVAPEVDAALEQVAWQGARVSLSAELAAGWQAYEALRAEATPAPSAADTPADAPALCYFTSGTTGQPKLTVHRHDYPLGHQATGQHWLQATPGSLIWNLSDTGWAKAAWSSLFAPWLAGAGVFALHADAFDGEQILATLAERPITTLCAPPTIYRLFVRSGQLAADDFHSLRHCVSAGEPLNAEVIALWKQQTGLDIYEGYGQTETILLCANFPGVPIRQGSMGVAAPGVDLQVIDEAGAILPSGTEGDIAVNLHPDAKPQGMFLGYQDDEARTASTRRGAWYLTGDRAVRDDDGYFWFVGRADDVILSSGYRIGPFEVESVLFEHPAVAESAVVASPDPTRGEVVKAFVVLAPGHEASDALVQTLQKHVKSATAPYKYPRKIEFVSELPKTISGKIKRKELKAKEWADTG
- a CDS encoding Ig-like domain-containing protein — protein: EVIVTVQDTSGTPIPNATVTVRAFGGIVQTLRGTTDANGTVVLSSLRAALPPFTYTVCVFNVVSDLPYDPRSNAETCDTGSTP